The Geothrix sp. genome window below encodes:
- the prfB gene encoding peptide chain release factor 2: MDFETLVRAKNELEPRVQQLVAHLDPERKALELEQIEERTTAPGFWDDPDAAKPLLQKRGSITNDIALAKRLSGGIEDLDTGLELAREDADMLAEVETVEADLRKAVEDAELRMMLSGDLDSNHAIVAIAPGAGGTESQDWAAMLLRMYLRFCESKGWATEMIDYQDGEEAGIKGATFIVDAPFSYGYLRAEAGVHRLVRISPFDSAKRRHTSFAAVYVSPELDDTINVDIPEKDLKIDVFRASGAGGQHVNRTESAVRFTHLPTGIVVSCQNERSQIKNRATALKVLQGRLYELEQRKFLDKVAAASGDKADVAWGSQIRSYVLQPYQMVKDHRTGEETSQTQKVLDGDIDAFIRTQLLAKSLKAEG, encoded by the coding sequence ATGGATTTCGAGACCCTGGTGCGAGCCAAGAACGAGCTGGAGCCCCGCGTCCAGCAGTTGGTCGCCCACCTTGATCCGGAGCGCAAGGCCCTGGAGCTGGAACAGATCGAGGAGCGCACCACGGCTCCGGGGTTCTGGGATGATCCCGACGCCGCCAAGCCCCTCCTCCAGAAGCGGGGCTCCATCACCAACGACATCGCCCTGGCGAAGCGCCTGTCGGGCGGGATCGAGGACCTGGACACCGGGTTGGAGCTCGCCCGGGAAGACGCGGACATGCTGGCGGAAGTCGAGACCGTCGAGGCCGACCTCCGCAAGGCGGTGGAGGATGCCGAGCTGCGCATGATGCTCAGCGGCGACCTGGACAGCAACCACGCCATCGTGGCCATCGCGCCCGGGGCCGGCGGCACCGAGAGCCAGGACTGGGCCGCCATGCTCCTGCGCATGTACCTTCGCTTCTGCGAATCCAAGGGCTGGGCCACGGAGATGATCGACTACCAGGACGGGGAGGAGGCCGGCATCAAGGGCGCCACCTTCATCGTCGATGCGCCATTCTCGTACGGCTACCTGCGGGCCGAGGCTGGCGTCCACCGCCTGGTGCGCATCAGCCCCTTCGATTCCGCCAAGCGCCGCCACACCAGCTTCGCGGCGGTGTATGTGAGCCCCGAGCTGGACGACACCATCAATGTGGACATCCCCGAGAAGGATCTGAAGATCGATGTCTTCCGCGCCAGTGGCGCCGGCGGCCAGCATGTGAACCGCACCGAATCCGCCGTGCGCTTCACCCACCTGCCCACGGGCATCGTCGTGAGCTGCCAGAACGAGCGCAGCCAGATCAAGAACCGCGCGACGGCCCTGAAGGTGCTGCAGGGCCGGCTGTACGAACTCGAGCAGCGGAAGTTCCTGGACAAGGTGGCCGCGGCCAGCGGCGACAAGGCCGATGTGGCCTGGGGCAGCCAGATCCGAAGCTATGTGCTGCAGCCCTACCAGATGGTGAAGGACCACCGCACCGGCGAGGAGACCAGCCAGACCCAGAAGGTGCTGGACGGGGACATCGATGCCTTCATCCGCACCCAGCTGCTGGCCAAGAGCCTGAAGGCCGAGGGCTGA
- a CDS encoding alpha/beta hydrolase produces the protein MPEFIPVIPADLEPTLRGVLTGHGGLPLAWARWEHPEPKGRVVISHGYGEHGERYRHTAHWLHGLGWSVSSLDHSGFGRSGGIRGDAAGGIRAFVDDFALFLRQERRHDAERTGATARVVDGVPMPPLPVCPQVVLGHSFGGLVALLTLLWHADTLDGLILSSPSVAVRSNSKALILLSRVLRWVMPHRPIQLHGDKSQVCSDPVIVQRYETDPLCHRWATAAFGAALEEGRAELLPLGHELDRPILLLESGTDTVVDPDASEELWSAVKPGLLERHRLPAFYHEVFHDRHRTQAQALAEPWLEKLHQAWNPSHRPWNPSHRPAMSEVLSPESA, from the coding sequence ATGCCTGAGTTCATCCCCGTGATCCCTGCCGACCTGGAGCCCACCTTGCGTGGGGTCCTGACCGGCCACGGCGGCCTGCCCCTGGCCTGGGCGCGCTGGGAGCACCCCGAGCCCAAGGGCCGGGTCGTGATTTCCCATGGTTATGGCGAACACGGCGAGCGGTACCGGCACACGGCCCACTGGCTGCACGGCCTCGGCTGGTCCGTCTCCAGCCTGGATCACAGTGGCTTCGGCCGCTCCGGCGGCATCCGGGGCGACGCCGCCGGTGGCATCCGCGCCTTCGTGGACGACTTCGCCCTCTTTCTGCGCCAGGAGCGCCGCCACGATGCGGAGCGCACCGGGGCCACGGCCCGGGTGGTGGACGGCGTCCCCATGCCGCCCCTGCCGGTCTGCCCCCAGGTGGTCCTGGGCCACAGCTTCGGGGGTCTGGTGGCCCTGTTGACCCTGCTCTGGCATGCCGACACCCTCGACGGCCTGATCCTCTCCAGCCCCAGCGTGGCCGTGAGGTCCAATTCCAAGGCGCTGATCCTGCTCTCCCGGGTGCTGCGCTGGGTGATGCCCCACCGCCCCATCCAGCTCCACGGGGACAAGAGTCAGGTCTGCTCCGACCCGGTCATCGTCCAGCGCTACGAAACCGACCCCCTCTGCCACCGCTGGGCCACCGCCGCCTTCGGCGCCGCCCTGGAGGAGGGCCGGGCCGAGCTGCTGCCCCTGGGGCACGAGCTGGACCGGCCCATCCTGCTGCTGGAGTCCGGCACGGACACCGTGGTGGATCCCGACGCCTCGGAGGAACTCTGGTCCGCCGTGAAGCCCGGGCTGCTGGAACGCCACCGCCTGCCCGCCTTCTACCACGAAGTGTTCCACGACCGGCACCGGACCCAAGCCCAGGCCCTGGCCGAACCCTGGCTCGAGAAGCTGCACCAGGCCTGGAATCCTTCCCACCGCCCCTGGAACCCTTCCCATCGTCCCGCCATGTCTGAAGTGTTGTCCCCGGAGTCCGCATGA